The Salegentibacter sp. Hel_I_6 region AGGGAAAGTATTCAAAATGGCGCGGCATATATGGGAACAAGCGCAGGAACCAATATTGCCGGGCTAACTATGCAAACCACGAACGATATGCCAATTGTGTATCCGCCGAGTTTTAAAACCCTTGGGATTGTTCCCTTTAATATTAATCCTCATTATTTAGATCCCGACACTAATTCTACCCACAAAGGTGAAACCCGGGAAACGCGTATTAAAGAATTTCATACCATTAATACCCAACCGGTAGTAGGCTTAAGGGAAGGCAGCTGGTTGTTGGTTTTAGATAATAAAATTGAGTTAAAAGGTAAGTTAAGCGCTCGCATTTTCAAGACAGAAAAATTACCTTTCGAGATAGAAACTAATAGTGATCTAAGCGAACTAAATTAACATATGGACTACCAAAAGATATTAAATACAATTAATGACGAATTGAGTTACCGGGATGTAACAGGAAAAGTAGCTTCTTATATTCCTGAACTTGCTAAAGTAGATCCAAGAAAATTTGGAATGCATGTTTATTGCGGCGATCGTCAACATTTTAATTTTGGAGATAGTGAAGAACTTTTTTCTATTCAAAGTATCTCTAAAGTTTTTAGCCTTTCTATGGCAATGAGAATTATGGGAGAAGATCTTTGGGATCGCGTAGACGTGGAGCCCTCTGGTGATCCCTTTAATTCATTAAGTCAGTTAGAATATGAAAGTGGAATTCCACGGAATCCTTTTATAAATGCCGGCGCCCTGGTTATTTCAGATATCCTGGTAGACCAGCTAGAAGATCCTAAACAGGAATTACTGAATTTTGTAAGACAAATTACAGAGGATAATAGTATAAATTTTGATCCAAAAATCGCGGCTTCAGAACGTTCTACCGGTTATAGAAATGTTGCTTTGGTAAATTATATGAAAGCTCTGGGAAACATTAAATGCGAAGTAGAACC contains the following coding sequences:
- a CDS encoding glutaminase, giving the protein MDYQKILNTINDELSYRDVTGKVASYIPELAKVDPRKFGMHVYCGDRQHFNFGDSEELFSIQSISKVFSLSMAMRIMGEDLWDRVDVEPSGDPFNSLSQLEYESGIPRNPFINAGALVISDILVDQLEDPKQELLNFVRQITEDNSINFDPKIAASERSTGYRNVALVNYMKALGNIKCEVEPIVDFYFHLCSLAMSCKQLSQAFMIFANKGKILSTDEEILTPTTVKRINSLMQTCGFYDEAGEFSFEVGLPGKSGVGGGIVAIHPDQYSVAVWSPILNEKGNSELGMKALERLTTLTGLSVF
- the pepE gene encoding dipeptidase PepE, whose translation is MSKALLASTSTLHGEEYLEYLIPHLKTFFKEAEEIIFIPFARPGGISHDNYTKKAADAFQKADLKLRGIHEFDNMEEAITSAKGIFTGGGNTFLLVSELYRNKLMQALRESIQNGAAYMGTSAGTNIAGLTMQTTNDMPIVYPPSFKTLGIVPFNINPHYLDPDTNSTHKGETRETRIKEFHTINTQPVVGLREGSWLLVLDNKIELKGKLSARIFKTEKLPFEIETNSDLSELN